The Leptospira sp. WS39.C2 genome contains a region encoding:
- the glyA gene encoding serine hydroxymethyltransferase, whose amino-acid sequence MSYLEKQDPEVYAALKKEDERQEHSLEMIASENFVSRPVLEAYHSTLTNKYAEGYPGKRYYNGCENADKVEELAIERAKKMFGAEYANVQPHSGAQANMAVFLATLEPGDSFLGMNLAHGGHLTHGSAVNISGKYFKPIPYGVDEKTETINYDEVAKLAKEHKPKLIVVGASAYPRIIDFNKFKEIANDIGAKIMADIAHISGLVVAGEHPSPIGVCDFVTTTTHKTLRGPRGGLILSSAENEKVLNSRVFPGIQGGPLMHVIAAKAVAFGEALQPEFKTYIKQVVKNAKTLAEVFQKRGFRVVSGGTDNHIVLLDVSVKGLTGRDAADGLDHIGVTVNKNAIPFDKNPPAVASGIRLGTPALTTRGLKEKEIEAVGNLICDFLDHFGDVTWESKVKQAVKEITDAFPMKHFRLED is encoded by the coding sequence ATGAGTTATTTAGAAAAACAAGACCCTGAAGTTTATGCTGCCTTAAAAAAAGAAGACGAAAGACAAGAACACTCTCTCGAAATGATTGCGAGTGAAAACTTTGTTTCTCGCCCTGTCCTCGAAGCGTATCACTCTACACTGACCAATAAATATGCAGAAGGTTATCCTGGAAAACGATACTACAATGGTTGTGAAAATGCTGACAAAGTAGAAGAACTCGCAATTGAAAGAGCAAAAAAAATGTTCGGTGCTGAATATGCAAACGTACAACCACATAGCGGTGCTCAGGCGAATATGGCAGTTTTTCTTGCCACACTCGAACCAGGAGATAGTTTTCTTGGAATGAACTTGGCACACGGTGGCCACCTAACACACGGTAGTGCAGTCAACATTAGCGGTAAATATTTTAAACCTATTCCTTATGGAGTGGATGAAAAAACAGAAACTATCAACTACGATGAAGTGGCAAAACTAGCTAAAGAACACAAACCAAAACTTATTGTGGTTGGTGCATCTGCTTACCCTCGTATCATCGATTTTAATAAATTCAAAGAAATTGCAAATGACATAGGTGCCAAAATCATGGCGGACATTGCACATATCTCTGGTTTGGTGGTAGCGGGCGAACACCCAAGTCCAATCGGTGTATGTGATTTTGTCACTACCACTACTCATAAAACATTACGTGGACCACGTGGTGGACTCATTTTGTCTTCTGCTGAAAACGAAAAAGTTCTGAACTCTCGAGTGTTCCCAGGAATCCAAGGTGGACCACTCATGCATGTGATTGCTGCAAAAGCAGTTGCCTTTGGAGAAGCACTCCAACCAGAATTCAAAACTTACATCAAACAAGTGGTGAAAAACGCAAAAACACTCGCTGAAGTTTTCCAAAAACGAGGATTTCGAGTGGTATCTGGTGGAACTGACAACCACATCGTTTTACTCGATGTGTCAGTGAAAGGTCTTACTGGTCGTGATGCTGCGGATGGTCTTGATCATATTGGTGTGACCGTGAATAAAAACGCGATCCCATTTGATAAAAATCCTCCAGCGGTTGCTTCAGGGATCCGTCTCGGAACACCAGCTCTTACCACAAGAGGACTCAAAGAAAAAGAAATCGAAGCCGTTGGTAATTTGATTTGTGATTTCTTAGATCATTTTGGTGATGTTACTTGGGAATCAAAAGTGAAACAAGCAGTGAAAGAAATCACAGATGCCTTTCCTATGAAACACTTTCGATTAGAAGACTAA
- a CDS encoding biotin/lipoate A/B protein ligase family protein, with product MIPKVFFFPQTPPRSPYYNLAIEETIAVSLVSSGITAGIRLWKNPDSIILGLSENPYRNIKEHVVSAYENEVKSFGFGKKPKPNFCYIARRASGGGTVFHSLSGNINYSLYFNLEERKELFPVKDSYDRILGILSKSLSHQNIHSYPKGKSDLVLEKDGVFKKISGNAQFRKRNCIVQHGTLILEEDLIERVAEVLHHPPEEPDYRKERGHKDFLTSIPSFFSEEKWAIDLVREVFLYLETPLPSDFSNISFFGRDFSTFRKQVLRESEFIRKKKYQNPEYTLHREIPT from the coding sequence GTGATTCCAAAGGTATTTTTCTTCCCCCAAACTCCGCCTAGGTCACCTTACTACAATTTGGCGATTGAAGAAACCATTGCGGTCTCACTTGTGAGTTCTGGGATCACAGCTGGGATCAGGTTATGGAAAAATCCAGATTCCATCATCCTTGGTCTTTCTGAAAATCCATATCGTAATATAAAAGAACACGTGGTGAGTGCCTACGAAAATGAAGTTAAGTCATTTGGATTTGGGAAAAAACCAAAACCAAACTTTTGTTACATTGCAAGGCGGGCCTCTGGTGGAGGGACAGTTTTCCATTCCCTTTCAGGAAATATCAATTATTCGCTTTATTTTAACTTAGAGGAACGAAAGGAATTATTCCCAGTCAAAGATAGTTATGACCGTATTTTAGGGATCCTCTCAAAATCACTTTCCCACCAAAACATCCATTCCTATCCCAAAGGCAAATCCGACCTTGTTTTGGAAAAAGACGGAGTTTTTAAAAAAATCTCCGGGAATGCTCAGTTTCGAAAACGAAATTGTATTGTCCAACATGGTACCCTCATTTTGGAAGAGGACCTTATTGAACGTGTTGCGGAAGTTTTACACCACCCACCAGAAGAACCTGATTACCGGAAAGAAAGGGGCCATAAGGATTTTTTAACTTCCATTCCTAGTTTTTTTTCCGAAGAAAAATGGGCCATTGATTTGGTCAGGGAAGTATTTTTATATTTAGAAACACCACTGCCCTCTGATTTTTCAAACATTTCCTTCTTTGGAAGGGACTTTTCTACTTTTCGGAAACAAGTGCTCAGAGAATCTGAATTTATTCGCAAGAAGAAATACCAAAATCCAGAATACACACTCCACAGAGAAATTCCGACATGA
- a CDS encoding rhomboid family intramembrane serine protease, with amino-acid sequence MASRTPGYELRFGPPMVPVVRTLILVNVIFFILQLLTKLTFRSPFVELYLGLSPELVFRGWVWQLMSYAFLHGSFLHILFNMLSLWMFGSELAEVWGERAFLKFYFFTAFLGGIGTIIAQFFGFPQGIVVGASASIYGLLVAYGMTWPNRELLVFLIFPMRAKYFVMIVMLMVLFAQGEKVAHFAHLGGAIGGLILMKLYTGWKGTKSSIPTWSLSRYLQKRRFMRYQEEMAKRENAKTKVDELLEKISKNGMESLSRKERKFLNEASQKYFNE; translated from the coding sequence ATGGCCTCTCGTACCCCAGGATATGAACTCCGCTTTGGACCACCTATGGTTCCCGTTGTCCGAACTCTAATTTTAGTCAATGTCATCTTTTTCATTCTGCAACTTTTGACAAAACTCACCTTCCGCTCTCCCTTTGTGGAACTTTATTTGGGTCTCTCCCCCGAGCTTGTTTTCCGAGGTTGGGTTTGGCAACTTATGAGTTATGCTTTTTTACACGGAAGTTTTTTACACATCCTGTTTAATATGCTAAGCCTTTGGATGTTTGGTTCAGAACTTGCGGAAGTTTGGGGCGAACGAGCCTTTCTCAAATTCTATTTTTTCACAGCGTTTCTTGGTGGAATTGGGACCATCATTGCTCAATTTTTTGGATTCCCACAGGGGATTGTAGTCGGGGCAAGTGCCAGTATCTACGGTCTTCTTGTAGCCTACGGAATGACTTGGCCAAACCGGGAACTCCTTGTTTTTCTCATCTTTCCGATGCGAGCCAAATACTTTGTGATGATTGTGATGCTCATGGTTCTTTTTGCCCAAGGGGAAAAAGTCGCTCACTTTGCTCATTTGGGTGGAGCCATCGGCGGACTCATCCTTATGAAATTGTATACAGGATGGAAAGGCACAAAATCCTCCATTCCCACTTGGTCACTTTCTCGTTACTTACAAAAACGTAGGTTTATGCGTTACCAAGAGGAGATGGCGAAACGAGAAAATGCCAAAACCAAAGTAGACGAACTTTTGGAAAAAATTTCTAAAAATGGAATGGAATCTTTATCTCGAAAAGAACGTAAGTTTTTAAACGAAGCTTCCCAAAAATATTTCAACGAGTGA
- a CDS encoding MBL fold metallo-hydrolase — protein sequence MIVQLYGVRGSIASPLRNQDYRKKIIEILDLYKQSGAEGSADEFWQNLPYHLKFVTGSDTTCVSVTDDDGETYVLDMGTGLRNLGDELVSEYFTNQLKKTVSFFITHTHWDHIQGLPFFKPIYFPDFHLHFYSPYSDLEKRLKLQQEPEFFPVPLDGTGSAKEFKLFFPGDVLEFPSGLKVECYPLKHPGGSFAYKFTNRAGKIFIFATDAEFTGADMDLIHECMPFFADADLLILDTQYTLDESFSKFDWGHTAYTMSVNCASSWRVKNLVLTHHEPSYSDEKIYDIYENAKLHQQQLGEKKLKIHLAREGLRFHL from the coding sequence GTGATTGTGCAACTCTACGGAGTCCGCGGTTCCATTGCGAGCCCCCTCCGAAACCAAGACTACCGCAAAAAGATAATCGAGATTCTTGACCTCTACAAACAATCTGGGGCCGAGGGTTCGGCGGATGAGTTTTGGCAAAATCTACCTTACCATCTAAAATTTGTCACAGGATCGGACACAACTTGTGTTTCGGTCACTGATGACGATGGGGAAACCTATGTTTTGGATATGGGGACGGGTCTACGGAATTTAGGAGATGAACTTGTTTCCGAATACTTCACAAACCAATTGAAAAAAACGGTCTCTTTTTTCATCACACACACCCACTGGGATCATATCCAAGGGTTACCTTTTTTCAAACCCATCTATTTTCCAGACTTCCATTTGCATTTTTATTCTCCTTATTCCGATTTAGAAAAACGATTAAAGTTACAACAAGAACCAGAGTTTTTTCCAGTTCCGCTGGATGGAACGGGTTCTGCAAAAGAGTTCAAACTCTTTTTCCCAGGTGATGTATTAGAATTTCCATCAGGTTTAAAGGTAGAGTGTTACCCACTGAAACACCCAGGTGGTTCATTTGCGTATAAGTTTACCAACCGAGCTGGCAAAATTTTTATCTTTGCAACAGATGCAGAATTCACGGGCGCCGATATGGACCTCATCCATGAGTGTATGCCTTTTTTTGCAGATGCTGATTTACTCATTTTAGATACACAATACACATTAGATGAATCGTTTTCTAAGTTTGATTGGGGCCATACGGCATATACCATGTCTGTGAATTGTGCCTCATCTTGGCGTGTGAAAAATTTAGTCCTCACACACCATGAACCAAGTTATTCCGATGAAAAAATTTATGATATTTATGAAAACGCAAAACTCCACCAGCAGCAGTTAGGCGAAAAAAAATTAAAAATTCATTTAGCAAGAGAAGGACTTAGATTCCACTTATAA
- a CDS encoding penicillin-binding protein 1A: MNKEKTLRITITTFFSIALLGGLFFGYILSEVNKGKELQKLASYQPTTPTKLYDTNGVLFAELYRHKQELLKYSDIPPHVIHAFLSVEDDNFFNHFGIDFLAIVRAAIKNIFAGRIVQGGSTLTQQLAKTILQQRKKTFGRKFLEALLTLQIEQEYTKEEILEIYFNLIYLGHGTTGLSSAANVYFQKDVRDLSIAEAAMLARLPKAPVTYSPFKNPKEAKQAHKVVLGLMAKNGFIPRDQVKKIHDDFWDRYWPVVITQSPSRSTWGAKLNRAPYFTEWVRQILEKDLGEEALYTGGLRVYTTLDVRKQEIAEEELRKGLIEQDKYAFGANFRYAGRADRGLVSLYNLFGSIFPVGVPYVTNLDDRQVFRLHLEKEMAPALELLTDFVPSENESAAVKEFQRSSLVFSSNLHVEGAIITIDHQTGYIQTMVGGSRFSPKNQFNRAMQARRQTGSAFKPFVYAAAIQNRAVGSGTGIMDAPLTTITEEGEGYSPQDISGDFRGMVPLSRALSLSLNIVSVQVLMRTGTDSVIDFASKVTKTNKARFPTGPALALGVAELTPYEMALGYSILANKGKDVIPFSVRYVLNQSGTVVFNKEKEVQETLAEEAKNGTIQIIPEATAYIIKQMLIGVAMGGTPTQALRAADKGNYKGESGGKTGSTSSYTNVWYAGFDPKFTSIVWMGFDKSSLSLGKGVTAAGVAAPIWGKMYSRFYNEGPYPSFYPNGKSDEIPADVVKGATCAFNGLSPGPGCPLTGNLFLKPITIAGRTLAVPGGRQCDGDRDHYRSMDLNDFLQRELEISDDELK; encoded by the coding sequence ATGAACAAAGAAAAAACACTTCGTATTACCATCACTACCTTCTTTAGTATCGCACTCCTTGGTGGGTTATTTTTTGGATACATTCTCTCCGAAGTGAACAAAGGGAAAGAATTACAAAAACTAGCATCTTACCAACCAACAACTCCTACTAAATTATATGATACCAATGGAGTTTTGTTTGCAGAGTTATACCGCCACAAACAAGAATTATTAAAATACAGTGATATTCCACCTCATGTGATCCATGCTTTTTTATCAGTAGAAGATGATAACTTTTTCAATCACTTTGGTATTGATTTTTTAGCCATTGTAAGGGCTGCTATCAAAAATATTTTTGCAGGACGAATTGTCCAAGGTGGATCCACCTTAACCCAACAGTTAGCAAAAACTATTTTACAACAAAGGAAAAAAACCTTTGGACGAAAATTCCTAGAAGCGCTTCTCACCTTACAAATCGAACAAGAATACACCAAAGAAGAAATCTTAGAAATTTATTTTAACTTAATTTATTTGGGACATGGAACCACTGGGCTTTCCTCTGCTGCGAATGTTTATTTTCAAAAAGATGTAAGGGACCTAAGTATTGCTGAAGCGGCAATGCTTGCAAGACTTCCCAAAGCTCCCGTTACTTATTCCCCTTTCAAAAATCCGAAAGAAGCCAAACAAGCCCATAAGGTAGTGCTTGGACTTATGGCAAAAAATGGTTTTATTCCAAGAGACCAAGTAAAGAAGATCCATGATGATTTTTGGGACCGGTATTGGCCCGTTGTCATCACACAATCTCCTTCTCGTTCCACTTGGGGTGCCAAACTCAATCGCGCCCCTTATTTTACTGAGTGGGTGCGCCAAATCTTAGAAAAAGACTTGGGGGAAGAGGCTCTTTACACTGGTGGGCTTCGAGTTTACACCACACTTGATGTGAGAAAACAAGAAATCGCAGAAGAAGAACTGAGAAAAGGCCTTATTGAACAGGATAAATATGCATTTGGTGCAAACTTTCGTTATGCGGGACGTGCCGATCGAGGCCTAGTTTCTTTATACAATTTGTTTGGTTCCATTTTTCCCGTTGGTGTTCCTTACGTGACAAACCTGGATGATAGACAAGTTTTCCGTTTGCACTTAGAAAAGGAAATGGCACCAGCATTAGAACTTTTAACAGACTTTGTTCCTTCAGAAAACGAAAGTGCTGCGGTCAAAGAATTCCAGAGATCTTCACTTGTATTTTCTTCCAACTTACACGTAGAAGGTGCCATCATTACAATCGATCACCAAACAGGTTATATCCAAACAATGGTAGGTGGTTCCAGATTCTCTCCTAAAAACCAATTCAACCGTGCTATGCAAGCAAGACGACAAACAGGATCTGCTTTTAAACCTTTTGTATATGCAGCTGCAATCCAAAACCGTGCTGTTGGTTCAGGAACGGGGATTATGGATGCACCGCTCACTACCATTACGGAGGAAGGGGAAGGGTATTCTCCACAAGATATATCTGGAGATTTCCGAGGAATGGTTCCTTTATCTCGCGCCTTATCATTATCTCTAAACATTGTTTCTGTCCAGGTTCTTATGAGAACGGGAACAGATTCAGTCATTGATTTTGCATCCAAAGTCACAAAAACAAACAAAGCACGGTTTCCAACAGGTCCTGCACTTGCACTTGGTGTTGCCGAACTCACACCTTATGAAATGGCACTTGGTTATTCAATCCTTGCAAATAAAGGGAAAGATGTGATCCCATTTAGTGTTCGTTATGTGCTAAACCAAAGTGGGACAGTCGTTTTTAACAAAGAAAAAGAAGTCCAAGAAACATTAGCTGAAGAAGCAAAAAATGGTACGATTCAGATCATTCCGGAAGCCACAGCGTATATCATCAAACAAATGTTAATTGGCGTTGCAATGGGTGGAACACCTACCCAAGCATTACGAGCCGCTGACAAAGGAAATTATAAAGGGGAATCTGGTGGAAAAACCGGATCCACATCTTCTTATACCAATGTCTGGTATGCAGGTTTTGATCCAAAATTCACATCCATCGTTTGGATGGGTTTTGATAAATCTTCCCTTTCTCTTGGAAAAGGTGTGACAGCAGCTGGGGTTGCGGCGCCGATTTGGGGGAAAATGTATTCCCGTTTTTACAATGAAGGACCTTATCCAAGTTTTTATCCAAATGGAAAATCAGATGAGATCCCTGCGGATGTGGTCAAAGGGGCGACATGTGCATTTAATGGACTATCTCCAGGACCGGGTTGCCCCCTCACTGGAAATTTATTTTTAAAACCAATTACGATCGCAGGGCGGACTTTGGCAGTGCCAGGTGGAAGGCAATGTGATGGAGACAGAGACCACTACCGGTCTATGGATTTGAATGACTTTTTACAAAGAGAATTGGAAATCTCTGACGACGAGTTGAAATAA
- a CDS encoding tetratricopeptide repeat protein: MKKLLLTIIILAINFSVKAGESSFLNDDVNSLIGQYDNETLAAISNELVKMANEEEGMGEFDLASTHYDRAIKIREAIGMKSHKSFASIQYLASQAYSKAGNFCEASTYAKKASDAFRAHGISKFEQKAEIESKEFAKACSVVAAR; the protein is encoded by the coding sequence ATGAAAAAACTACTCTTAACCATAATCATTTTAGCGATCAACTTCTCTGTAAAAGCAGGAGAGTCTTCCTTTTTGAATGATGATGTAAATTCCCTCATTGGACAATACGATAACGAAACCTTAGCTGCTATTTCCAATGAACTCGTCAAAATGGCGAATGAAGAAGAAGGGATGGGAGAGTTTGACCTTGCTTCTACTCATTATGACCGTGCGATTAAAATCCGTGAAGCGATTGGCATGAAATCACATAAGAGTTTTGCTTCGATCCAGTATTTAGCAAGCCAAGCGTATTCAAAAGCTGGTAATTTCTGTGAAGCTTCCACCTATGCTAAAAAAGCAAGTGATGCCTTCCGTGCTCATGGAATTTCTAAATTTGAACAAAAAGCAGAAATAGAATCCAAAGAATTTGCAAAAGCTTGTTCGGTGGTTGCAGCTCGATAA